Proteins from a genomic interval of Callospermophilus lateralis isolate mCalLat2 chromosome 1, mCalLat2.hap1, whole genome shotgun sequence:
- the Agr3 gene encoding anterior gradient protein 3, whose translation MLHSALALCLLFITVSSSLALVIRKEKRPPQTLSRGWGDDITWVQTYEEGLFHAQKSNKPLMVIHHLEDCQYSQALKKVFAQNEEIQDMAQNNFIMLNLMHETTDKNLSPDGQYVPRIMFVDPSLTVRADITGRYSNRLYTYEPQDLPILIENMKRALRLIQSEL comes from the exons ATGTTACACTCAGCTTTGGCCCTGTGCCTCTTATTTATCACAGTTTCTTCCAGCCTTGCCCTTGTAATCAGAAAGGAAAAGAGACCTCCACAGACCCTGTCAAGAG GATGGGGCGATGACATCACTTGGGTACAAACTTATGAAGAAGGTCTCTTCCATGCTCAGAAAAG TAACAAGCCATTGATGGTTATTCATCACTTGGAAGACTGTCAATACAGCCAAG CACTAAAAAAAGTATTTGCCCAAAATGAAGAAATACAAGACATGGCTCAGAATAATTTCATCATGTTGAATCTCATG CATGAGACCACTGACAAGAATTTATCACCTGATGGGCAGTATGTGCCTAGAATCATGTTTGTTG ACCCTTCCCTAACAGTCAGAGCTGATATAACTGGAAGATACTCTAACAGATTGTATACATATGAACCTCAGGATTTACCAATAT TGATAGAAAACATGAAAAGGGCATTAAGACTTATTCAATCAGAGTTATGA